A part of Pseudomonas lutea genomic DNA contains:
- the mnmC gene encoding bifunctional tRNA (5-methylaminomethyl-2-thiouridine)(34)-methyltransferase MnmD/FAD-dependent 5-carboxymethylaminomethyl-2-thiouridine(34) oxidoreductase MnmC yields MTATDHAQIDWDEHGNPHSRVFADVYFSTESGLDETRHVFLTQNELAERFAALPAQGRLVIGETGFGTGLNFLCAWQLFNASAVADARLHFVSVEKYPLSRADLERALRLWPELQSFADRLLGQYVAVHQGFQRFVFEAGRVTLTLLIGDALEMLPQLDGEIDAWFLDGFAPAKNPEMWTPELFAELARLAAPGSTIATFTSTGWVRRALNAAGFKMKRMPGIGHKWEVLKGHFVGQPEDARHTEAVMTSRVKPWFARPRLPDGPRTALVIGAGLAGCATASSLSARGWQVSLMERHGDLAQEASGNPQGVLYLKLSAHGTPLSQLILSGFGHTRRLLERLERGVDWDDCGVLQLAFDEKERERQAQLAAAFPDDLLHVLDPATAQSRAGVALESGGLFYPQGGWVHPPALCRHQVNMNKVQVLAHREVIELRRDEGQWQAWDGERLLASACVVVLAGAAEIKRFPASAELPLKRIRGQITRLAETPASQALATVVCAEGYVAPARGGEHTLGASFAFNSDDLTPSVAEHLGNIELLREISEDLSQRLKVDTLPPENLQGRAAFRCTSPDYLPIVGPLADRAAFLEAYAVLRKDARQTPDTECPWLEGLYVNSGHGSRGLITAPLSGELIAAWLDNEPLPLPRSVAEACHPNRFVLRGLIRGKQETR; encoded by the coding sequence ATGACCGCCACCGACCACGCCCAGATCGACTGGGACGAACACGGCAATCCCCATTCCCGTGTATTCGCCGACGTGTATTTCTCGACCGAGTCGGGTCTGGATGAGACCCGTCACGTGTTCCTGACGCAGAACGAACTGGCCGAGCGTTTCGCCGCATTGCCTGCGCAGGGCCGTCTGGTGATCGGGGAAACCGGGTTCGGTACCGGGCTAAATTTTCTTTGCGCCTGGCAGCTGTTCAACGCCAGCGCGGTAGCGGACGCGCGGCTGCATTTTGTCAGCGTCGAGAAGTATCCGCTGAGCCGTGCAGACCTGGAGCGCGCGCTCCGGTTGTGGCCTGAACTGCAGAGCTTTGCAGATCGGTTGCTCGGCCAGTATGTGGCCGTCCATCAAGGCTTCCAGCGGTTCGTGTTCGAGGCAGGTCGCGTCACGCTGACCCTGTTGATTGGCGACGCGCTGGAGATGCTGCCGCAGCTGGATGGCGAAATCGATGCATGGTTTCTGGACGGTTTTGCACCTGCGAAAAACCCGGAAATGTGGACGCCCGAACTGTTTGCCGAGCTGGCTCGACTGGCCGCGCCGGGCTCGACCATTGCCACATTTACCAGCACCGGCTGGGTGCGTCGCGCACTCAACGCTGCGGGTTTCAAAATGAAACGGATGCCGGGTATCGGCCATAAATGGGAGGTACTTAAAGGCCACTTCGTTGGCCAGCCCGAGGACGCCCGCCACACCGAAGCCGTTATGACATCCCGGGTAAAACCGTGGTTTGCCCGGCCGCGATTACCCGACGGCCCTCGCACGGCATTGGTCATTGGCGCGGGCCTGGCCGGCTGCGCCACGGCGTCAAGCCTGTCAGCGCGCGGCTGGCAGGTCAGTCTGATGGAGCGTCACGGGGACCTTGCCCAAGAGGCGTCCGGCAACCCGCAGGGCGTGCTGTATCTGAAGCTGTCTGCTCACGGCACGCCGTTGTCGCAACTGATCCTGAGCGGGTTTGGCCACACCCGACGGTTGCTCGAGCGCCTTGAACGAGGTGTGGACTGGGACGACTGCGGGGTGCTGCAGCTGGCATTCGATGAAAAGGAGCGCGAACGACAGGCGCAGTTGGCAGCGGCATTCCCGGACGATCTGCTGCATGTGCTCGACCCCGCCACCGCGCAGAGTCGCGCGGGGGTGGCGTTGGAGAGCGGCGGCCTTTTCTACCCGCAAGGCGGTTGGGTGCATCCGCCCGCGCTGTGCCGCCATCAGGTGAACATGAACAAGGTTCAAGTGCTGGCCCACCGCGAGGTCATTGAACTGCGCCGTGACGAAGGCCAATGGCAGGCATGGGACGGCGAACGCCTGCTCGCCTCTGCTTGTGTTGTCGTGCTGGCGGGAGCGGCTGAAATCAAGCGCTTTCCGGCCAGCGCGGAACTCCCGCTCAAACGCATTCGTGGCCAGATCACACGGTTGGCCGAGACCCCTGCAAGCCAGGCGTTGGCCACCGTGGTCTGCGCAGAAGGCTACGTCGCCCCGGCGCGCGGCGGCGAACACACGCTGGGCGCGAGCTTCGCCTTCAATAGCGACGACCTCACACCCAGCGTTGCCGAGCACCTCGGCAATATTGAGTTGCTGCGGGAAATCTCCGAAGACCTGAGCCAGCGCCTGAAGGTAGACACTCTGCCTCCCGAGAATCTGCAAGGCCGCGCGGCGTTTCGCTGCACCAGCCCCGATTACCTGCCCATCGTCGGCCCGCTAGCGGATCGGGCGGCGTTTCTTGAGGCCTATGCGGTGCTGCGCAAGGATGCGCGTCAGACGCCGGACACCGAATGCCCATGGCTTGAAGGCCTGTATGTCAACAGCGGGCACGGCTCTCGCGGCTTGATCACTGCTCCGCTGTCCGGCGAGTTGATTGCCGCCTGGCTGGACAACGAACCACTGCCCCTGCCGCGAAGCGTCGCCGAAGCCTGTCACCCCAACCGGTTTGTGCTGCGCGGCTTGATTCGAGGCAAACAGGAAACCCGGTAG
- a CDS encoding ABC transporter ATP-binding protein, whose product MLQVQGVFKSYTTAQGPLAVLRGADLQLDQGGSLALMGESGSGKSTLLHLVAGLDQVDKGSIEVAGRRLDQMNEAQLANWRRTEIGLVFQQFNLIGSLKVEDNLAFQARLAGRHNPEWQAELTERLGLGALLKRYPEQLSGGQQQRVAIGRALASRPGLLLADEPTGNLDEATSDEVLQLLLDLLRDSTTSLLMVTHSPRVAARLQRQAVLHLGRLVREGER is encoded by the coding sequence ATGCTGCAAGTCCAGGGTGTGTTCAAGAGCTACACCACCGCTCAGGGTCCTTTGGCCGTGTTGCGTGGCGCGGATTTGCAGCTGGATCAGGGCGGCAGCTTGGCGCTGATGGGCGAGTCCGGCAGCGGCAAGAGCACCTTGCTGCACCTGGTGGCCGGACTGGATCAGGTGGACAAGGGCAGCATCGAGGTTGCAGGACGGCGACTGGACCAGATGAACGAAGCACAGCTCGCCAACTGGCGGCGTACGGAGATCGGCCTGGTGTTTCAGCAGTTCAACCTGATCGGCAGCCTGAAGGTGGAAGACAACCTTGCCTTTCAGGCGCGGCTGGCGGGTCGCCATAATCCCGAATGGCAGGCCGAACTCACCGAACGGCTGGGCCTGGGTGCATTGCTCAAGCGTTATCCCGAACAGCTGTCCGGCGGGCAGCAGCAACGCGTTGCCATTGGCCGGGCACTTGCTTCACGCCCGGGCCTTTTGCTGGCCGACGAGCCCACAGGAAACCTCGACGAAGCCACCAGCGACGAAGTGCTGCAGTTATTGCTGGACCTGCTTCGCGACAGCACTACCAGCTTGCTGATGGTGACCCACAGTCCGAGGGTGGCGGCACGTCTGCAGCGCCAGGCGGTATTGCATCTGGGTCGTCTGGTCCGCGAAGGCGAGCGCTGA
- a CDS encoding ABC transporter permease, whose protein sequence is MPVFCWTLKALLSHWRRHPVQFFSVLTGLWLATSLLTGVQALNSQARESYAKASQMIGGEPQQILVSPNGANFSQDLFVSLRRAGWPVSPALRGRVTLKEAPEQRLTVLGIEPVSLPVNTALAGQSLDTGQIVDFFTPPGTTWVSPQTLAALGLHEGQEALTDAGQSLPPLRAKVDMAPGVLLMDIGFAQQLLNQPNQISRLVLPKDFADDAPALPAQLDGELVLRKSGEDNDLGRLTESFHLNLDALGFLSFVVGLFIVHAAIGLALEQRRGLLRNLRACGVSARGLMVSLVVELGALALLGGIAGVVSGYWLASALLPDVAASLRGLYGAEVAGHLNLSIWWWLSGLGVSLLGAFLAGASSLLRAARLPLLALANAQAWQETHAKWLRRQGWIAGISALVALLAGLFGDSLALGFVLMASLLLGAALGLPVLLNLLLDSLLGKSRSVLGQWFLADCRQQLPALSLALMALLLAMAANIGAGSMTSGFRQTFTHWLEQRLSAELYINPQNPAQAAPLQQWLSQQPLTSAVLPNWQVSLQLNGWPAELFGVIDHPHYRQHWPLLESASGDAWQQLAQEDTLMLSEQLARRLEVNVGDNVTLPAPDGPWTVRIVGIYADYGNPKGHLLVNADHLLRHWPQLTPNRFNLRIDPRAIPQLLRVLHNKFTIDDNRIVDQIQLKAWSQQVFERTFAATAALNSLTLMVAGVALFISLLTQSQSRLAQLAPLWALGVTRRQLMLLNLAQTWLLAVLTLILAIPLGLLLAWCLDAVINVQAFGWRLPLQVFPMQLVRLTLLAMLATLLASAWPLYRLYRTRPADLLRTFANEA, encoded by the coding sequence ATGCCCGTCTTCTGCTGGACACTCAAAGCCCTGCTTAGCCACTGGCGGCGTCATCCCGTGCAGTTTTTCAGCGTGCTCACCGGCCTCTGGCTGGCAACCAGCCTGCTCACCGGGGTCCAGGCACTCAACAGCCAGGCCCGGGAGAGCTACGCCAAGGCCAGCCAGATGATCGGTGGCGAGCCGCAGCAGATTCTGGTCTCGCCCAACGGCGCCAACTTTTCTCAAGACCTTTTTGTCAGCCTGCGCCGTGCTGGGTGGCCCGTCTCGCCGGCGCTGCGCGGCCGGGTCACCCTGAAGGAAGCGCCGGAGCAACGCCTGACCGTACTCGGCATCGAGCCGGTGTCGCTTCCGGTCAACACCGCCCTGGCAGGGCAGTCTCTGGATACCGGGCAGATCGTCGACTTCTTCACGCCCCCCGGCACCACTTGGGTTTCGCCGCAAACCCTCGCTGCCCTTGGCCTCCATGAAGGGCAGGAGGCGCTGACCGATGCCGGCCAATCACTGCCGCCACTGCGCGCCAAGGTCGACATGGCCCCGGGCGTGCTGCTCATGGACATCGGCTTTGCCCAGCAACTGCTCAACCAACCCAATCAGATCTCGCGACTGGTACTGCCCAAAGACTTTGCCGACGACGCTCCTGCCTTGCCTGCGCAACTCGACGGTGAGCTTGTCCTGCGCAAAAGTGGCGAAGACAACGATCTGGGCAGGCTCACCGAGAGCTTCCACCTGAACCTTGATGCACTGGGGTTTCTGTCGTTCGTCGTTGGCCTGTTCATCGTGCACGCGGCCATCGGGCTCGCGCTGGAGCAGCGCCGGGGACTGCTGCGTAACCTGCGCGCCTGCGGCGTCAGCGCACGCGGGTTGATGGTGAGCCTGGTCGTCGAGCTTGGCGCCCTGGCCTTGCTCGGCGGCATTGCGGGTGTTGTCAGCGGCTACTGGCTGGCGAGTGCGTTATTGCCTGACGTGGCCGCGAGCCTGCGCGGGCTGTATGGCGCTGAAGTCGCCGGGCATCTGAACCTGAGCATCTGGTGGTGGCTCAGCGGTCTGGGCGTCAGCCTGCTTGGCGCGTTTCTGGCCGGGGCCAGCAGCCTGTTGCGCGCCGCGCGCTTGCCTTTACTCGCCCTGGCCAACGCGCAGGCATGGCAAGAGACCCACGCCAAGTGGCTACGACGGCAGGGCTGGATCGCCGGCATTTCAGCGCTCGTTGCATTACTGGCCGGACTCTTCGGTGACAGCCTGGCGCTGGGCTTCGTGTTGATGGCCAGCCTCTTGCTGGGCGCGGCGCTAGGCTTGCCGGTCTTGCTCAATCTGTTACTCGACTCGCTTCTGGGCAAGAGCCGCTCGGTGTTGGGGCAGTGGTTTCTCGCTGACTGTCGCCAGCAGTTACCGGCACTGAGCCTGGCGCTGATGGCGCTGTTGCTGGCGATGGCAGCGAACATTGGCGCGGGCAGCATGACGTCGGGGTTCCGGCAAACATTCACCCACTGGCTCGAGCAGCGTTTAAGTGCCGAGCTGTACATCAATCCTCAAAACCCTGCACAGGCCGCACCGTTGCAGCAATGGCTGAGCCAGCAACCGCTGACCTCTGCGGTATTGCCCAACTGGCAAGTATCGCTACAGCTGAACGGCTGGCCCGCCGAGCTGTTTGGCGTGATCGATCATCCACATTACCGGCAGCACTGGCCGCTGCTGGAATCGGCCAGCGGCGACGCATGGCAGCAGTTGGCTCAGGAAGACACCCTGATGCTCAGCGAACAATTGGCGAGGCGACTGGAAGTCAACGTCGGCGATAACGTGACCCTCCCGGCGCCGGACGGCCCCTGGACCGTGCGCATCGTGGGTATCTACGCCGATTACGGCAATCCCAAAGGCCACCTGCTGGTCAACGCCGATCATTTGCTCAGGCATTGGCCACAACTGACGCCCAACCGTTTCAACCTGCGCATCGATCCGCGCGCCATCCCGCAGCTGCTGCGCGTACTGCACAACAAATTCACCATCGACGACAACCGTATCGTCGATCAGATCCAGCTCAAGGCCTGGTCGCAGCAGGTGTTCGAACGCACATTCGCCGCTACTGCGGCACTGAACAGCCTGACGCTGATGGTCGCCGGCGTTGCGCTGTTCATCAGTCTGCTGACCCAAAGCCAAAGCCGGCTCGCGCAGCTTGCGCCGTTGTGGGCACTGGGGGTAACGCGACGACAACTGATGCTGCTCAATCTGGCGCAAACCTGGTTGCTGGCCGTACTCACGCTGATTCTGGCAATTCCTCTGGGGCTGCTGTTGGCGTGGTGCCTGGACGCCGTGATCAACGTTCAGGCATTCGGCTGGCGGTTGCCGCTGCAGGTGTTTCCCATGCAGCTCGTGCGCCTGACGCTGCTGGCAATGCTGGCGACATTACTGGCCTCGGCCTGGCCGCTTTATCGTCTGTACCGCACCCGCCCCGCTGATCTGCTGAGGACGTTCGCCAATGAAGCCTAA
- a CDS encoding lipocalin-like domain-containing protein: MKPKAPALAIIGLLAGLLLTGCDDKPTEEKGFAGLADDAADYAQVTPGKPFVFPNDHGPHNDFRIEWWYVTANLTDSEGQSFGVQWTLFRNALPRPKGLQGDVSGWSNRNLWMGHAAVTSEDEHFAAERYARGGVQQAGVTLAPFAAWIDNWSFTSQSATDDPLADMQLQASGPQFNYQLHLKATQALVLQGNQGFSQKSEQGQASYYYSQPFFQADGSIDIDGKTYQVSGPAWLDREWSSQPLTDNQTGWDWFSLHLADGNEVMLYRMRQKTGEPYLTGTWINKDGSVEPLAATDIQLVPEETTDVEGRDMPTGWSVKIPSKALEVEVEALNPNAWMNLQIPYWEGPVSLSGTHKGVGYLEMTGY, encoded by the coding sequence ATGAAGCCTAAGGCCCCTGCCCTGGCCATCATCGGCCTTCTCGCTGGCCTGCTGCTGACCGGGTGCGACGACAAGCCGACGGAAGAGAAAGGCTTCGCCGGCCTGGCCGACGACGCTGCCGATTATGCCCAGGTAACGCCGGGCAAGCCGTTCGTATTCCCCAACGATCACGGCCCTCACAATGATTTCCGCATCGAGTGGTGGTACGTCACCGCGAACCTGACGGACTCCGAAGGCCAGTCGTTCGGCGTGCAGTGGACGCTGTTTCGCAACGCACTGCCGCGCCCCAAAGGTTTGCAGGGAGATGTCTCGGGGTGGAGCAATCGCAACCTGTGGATGGGCCATGCTGCAGTGACGTCCGAGGACGAACATTTTGCAGCGGAGCGCTACGCCCGTGGCGGTGTTCAGCAGGCAGGCGTGACCCTGGCGCCTTTTGCTGCATGGATCGACAACTGGTCCTTCACCAGTCAGTCCGCGACCGATGACCCGCTGGCAGACATGCAGTTGCAGGCCAGCGGCCCGCAGTTCAACTATCAGCTGCACCTCAAAGCCACCCAGGCGCTGGTGCTGCAGGGTAATCAAGGTTTCAGCCAGAAGTCAGAACAGGGTCAAGCTTCGTATTACTACAGTCAGCCTTTTTTCCAGGCAGACGGCAGCATCGACATCGACGGCAAAACCTATCAGGTGTCGGGCCCCGCGTGGCTGGATCGCGAGTGGAGCAGTCAGCCGTTGACGGACAACCAGACTGGGTGGGACTGGTTCTCGCTGCATCTGGCCGATGGCAATGAAGTCATGCTCTATCGCATGCGGCAAAAAACAGGCGAGCCCTACCTCACCGGCACATGGATCAACAAGGACGGCAGCGTAGAGCCGTTGGCTGCGACGGATATTCAATTGGTACCCGAAGAAACCACAGACGTTGAGGGACGCGACATGCCCACGGGCTGGTCCGTGAAAATCCCCTCGAAGGCGCTGGAAGTAGAGGTCGAAGCGCTCAATCCCAACGCCTGGATGAACCTGCAGATCCCGTACTGGGAGGGTCCGGTCAGCTTGAGCGGCACCCACAAGGGCGTCGGCTATCTGGAAATGACGGGGTACTGA